The proteins below come from a single Aegilops tauschii subsp. strangulata cultivar AL8/78 chromosome 6, Aet v6.0, whole genome shotgun sequence genomic window:
- the LOC109756638 gene encoding uncharacterized protein isoform X1 translates to MYAAGHIFWQTDVARLLVLDTSTMEFSEHGVPWEIVSTSWSIGELRDCKGCLVCLQGLNSSFGKDGFIVEEPLRLEVWALKKEDKQVKFCWKCEKGVRVSEMLPEDDARVYKVHKVINGLALIGCTKGSYAIDLQSMTLLAKFESGGDIYPYQMSWPPAVLAAATSVVSRHLGANLSNEDCARIPSKNMDGREGTSSGGSESEVHISQTPLSLEQHDIGEKSSQDLHGCSARIQPMEKDPCHDELTLQTAGVFPSESCDRDILEDKSETDSLPKNTTEDTEMLEQQHSDKAHIEVSCADKMSEVLYDDNNTLKKNTICGGKVAIECHLALLHNKSSEARSNAISSPMQKVLLLLFLAHWPKQLHVQHHYSLGCLEHGSDSSSRCRFRSLCCVFAQTTN, encoded by the exons ATGTACGCAGCCGGCCACATATTCTGGCAAACTGATGTCGCCAGGCTGCTGGTGCTAGACACGAGCACCATGGAGTTTTCAGAGCACGGTGTCCCATGGGAGATAGTCTCTACCAGTTGGTCCATCGGAGAGCTCCGAGATTGCAAGGGCTGCCTCGTGTGCCTCCAAGGCCTCAATAGCTCGTTCGGCAAAGATGGCTTCATAGTGGAGGAGCCTCTCCGCCTGGAAGTCTGGGCACTAAAGAAGGAGGATAAACAAGTTAAATTTTGTTGGAAGTGCGAGAAGGGTGTTCGGGTGAGCGAGATGCTCCCGGAGGACGACGCTCGTGTGTACAAAGTCCACAAGGTCATCAACGGACTAGCGCTAATTGGCTGCACCAAGGGCTCCTATGCTATTGACTTGCAGAGCATGACTCTGTTGGCAAAGTTTGAGTCTGGTGGAGATATTTATCCATACCAGATGTCGTGGCCACCTGCTGTGCTGGCTGCTGCTACTAGTGTGGTATCCAGGCATTTGGGAGCCAACCTGTCTAATGA AGACTGTGCTCGGATTCCTAGCAAGAACATGGATGGCCGAGAAGGCACTTCTTCTGGTGGATCGGAATCTG AAGTACACATCAGCCAGACTCCTCTGAGTTTAGAGCAACATGACATTGGTGAGAAATCAAGTCAAGATCTGCATGGTTGTAGTGCTAGGATTCAGCCAATGGAAAAGGATCCGTGTCATGATGAACTGACTCTGCAAACGGCTGGTGTTTTCCCTTCTGAAAGCTGTGACAGGGATATTCTAGAAGATAAATCTGAAACCGACAGCCTGCCAAAGAATACTACAGAAGATACTGAAATGTTGGAGCAACAACATAGTGATAAGGCTCACATAGAAGTCAGTTGTGCCGACAAAATGAGTGAAGTGCTCTATGATGATAACAATACCTTGAAGAAGAATACAATCTGTGGTGGGAAGGTTGCTATAGAGTGCCACTTGGCCTTATTACATAATAAAAGTTCAGAAGCTAGGAGTAACGCCATTTCATCTCCAATGCAGAAGGTATTGCTGTTATTATTTCTAGCACATTGGCCCAAGCAGCTGCACGTGCAGCATCATTATTCTCTTGGATGTTTAGAGCATGGCTCCGATTCTTCTTCTAGATGTAGATTCCGTTCGCTGTGCTGTGTTTTTGCACAAACCACAAACTGA
- the LOC109756638 gene encoding uncharacterized protein isoform X2 codes for MYAAGHIFWQTDVARLLVLDTSTMEFSEHGVPWEIVSTSWSIGELRDCKGCLVCLQGLNSSFGKDGFIVEEPLRLEVWALKKEDKQVKFCWKCEKGVRVSEMLPEDDARVYKVHKVINGLALIGCTKGSYAIDLQSMTLLAKFESGGDIYPYQMSWPPAVLAAATSVVSRHLGANLSNEDCARIPSKNMDGREGTSSGGSESEVHISQTPLSLEQHDIGEKSSQDLHGCSARIQPMEKDPCHDELTLQTAGVFPSESCDRDILEDKSETDSLPKNTTEDTEMLEQQHSDKAHIEVSCADKMSEVLYDDNNTLKKNTICGGKVAIECHLALLHNKSSEARSNAISSPMQKM; via the exons ATGTACGCAGCCGGCCACATATTCTGGCAAACTGATGTCGCCAGGCTGCTGGTGCTAGACACGAGCACCATGGAGTTTTCAGAGCACGGTGTCCCATGGGAGATAGTCTCTACCAGTTGGTCCATCGGAGAGCTCCGAGATTGCAAGGGCTGCCTCGTGTGCCTCCAAGGCCTCAATAGCTCGTTCGGCAAAGATGGCTTCATAGTGGAGGAGCCTCTCCGCCTGGAAGTCTGGGCACTAAAGAAGGAGGATAAACAAGTTAAATTTTGTTGGAAGTGCGAGAAGGGTGTTCGGGTGAGCGAGATGCTCCCGGAGGACGACGCTCGTGTGTACAAAGTCCACAAGGTCATCAACGGACTAGCGCTAATTGGCTGCACCAAGGGCTCCTATGCTATTGACTTGCAGAGCATGACTCTGTTGGCAAAGTTTGAGTCTGGTGGAGATATTTATCCATACCAGATGTCGTGGCCACCTGCTGTGCTGGCTGCTGCTACTAGTGTGGTATCCAGGCATTTGGGAGCCAACCTGTCTAATGA AGACTGTGCTCGGATTCCTAGCAAGAACATGGATGGCCGAGAAGGCACTTCTTCTGGTGGATCGGAATCTG AAGTACACATCAGCCAGACTCCTCTGAGTTTAGAGCAACATGACATTGGTGAGAAATCAAGTCAAGATCTGCATGGTTGTAGTGCTAGGATTCAGCCAATGGAAAAGGATCCGTGTCATGATGAACTGACTCTGCAAACGGCTGGTGTTTTCCCTTCTGAAAGCTGTGACAGGGATATTCTAGAAGATAAATCTGAAACCGACAGCCTGCCAAAGAATACTACAGAAGATACTGAAATGTTGGAGCAACAACATAGTGATAAGGCTCACATAGAAGTCAGTTGTGCCGACAAAATGAGTGAAGTGCTCTATGATGATAACAATACCTTGAAGAAGAATACAATCTGTGGTGGGAAGGTTGCTATAGAGTGCCACTTGGCCTTATTACATAATAAAAGTTCAGAAGCTAGGAGTAACGCCATTTCATCTCCAATGCAGAAG ATGTAA